ATGTCGCCCTGCCCGTCCCAGGTCAGCCCTTCCGCGTTGCGGTAGCAGACCACCGGCGGCGGCGGTGCGGCCGGTGGCGGTGGGGACGGCGGCAGTTCGAAGCAACCCGCCGCGTCGAGGTCCTCCAGGGTGAGCCCGTAGTCGTCCATCTGCGCCTGGATCCAGCGGATCGCGTCCGCCCGCTCAGTCTTGGCTGTCATCGCTGCCGTCACGGCTGGCGTTGCCATCGTCCTGATTGTCAGGCAGCGCCGCCGTCTCCGGCTCGTTGCCCCGCTCTTCCCCCTGGTCTTCCGGCGCGGTCGGCGCCCGGCCTTGCGCCGCCTTCCACCACCGCCGTCGCGTTCGCGCGGCGCGACGCGCAGGGTGGCGAGCAAGGCCTGCGCCTCGAGCCGGGCGCGGACTTCGGCCTGCGCCACCGCCGCATCGCGGGCCTCGCTGCGTGCC
The genomic region above belongs to Cupriavidus oxalaticus and contains:
- a CDS encoding H-NS family nucleoid-associated regulatory protein; the protein is MTAKTERADAIRWIQAQMDDYGLTLEDLDAAGCFELPPSPPPPAAPPPPVVCYRNAEGLTWDGQGDMPDWLRRAVNAGQSKEFFRIG